One stretch of Acidobacteriota bacterium DNA includes these proteins:
- a CDS encoding phage tail protein yields MRFTVNAQRLDPYKNFKFRVKWDGRYVAGVSKVGSLKRSTDVVEHRTGGDPSTVLKSPGQTKYDAITLERGVTHDKDFEQWANKVWNYGAGLGSEVSLKDFRKDLIIEVYNEAGQLAIAYKVFRCWPSEFQALPELDASGNAIAIEMMKLENEGWTRDVEVTEPTEPTFTEPE; encoded by the coding sequence ATGAGATTCACCGTCAACGCCCAACGCCTCGACCCCTACAAGAACTTCAAGTTCCGCGTGAAGTGGGACGGCCGCTACGTCGCCGGGGTCAGCAAGGTCGGCTCCCTCAAACGCAGCACCGATGTCGTGGAGCACCGCACCGGCGGCGATCCGTCGACGGTGCTGAAGTCGCCGGGGCAGACCAAATACGACGCCATCACCCTGGAACGCGGGGTCACCCACGACAAGGACTTCGAGCAATGGGCCAACAAGGTGTGGAATTACGGCGCCGGCCTGGGCTCGGAGGTCTCCCTCAAGGACTTCCGTAAGGACCTGATCATCGAGGTCTACAACGAGGCCGGCCAGCTGGCCATCGCCTACAAGGTGTTCCGCTGCTGGCCGTCGGAGTTCCAGGCCCTGCCGGAGCTCGACGCCAGCGGCAACGCCATCGCCATCGAGATGATGAAGCTGGAGAACGAGGGCTGGACCCGCGATGTCGAGGTCACCGAGCCGACCGAGCCGACCTTCACCGAACCGGAGTAG
- a CDS encoding CHAT domain-containing protein → MRVFISHSSKDKPQVEELARALAERGFEPWFDQWEIAGGDDLVGRINDGLERADAGIVVFSRHTRDSRWVEAEVNYLTYARIQEDKVLVPVMLDPEAWVPPLLRPLARRGFEEIDALADALRNRSAGPPPVRSAERGRVERVTLSLRPASSPSPTEADSEPGVAVEIRIGDTVHGRVSYDALPPALVAARTAFLRSPVAGHRRDRAAAVVAELRAILQETGQQMSALCFPEASGEALATILDGSPLGMLVEFCIEAEGTELLGLPFETLRLPDGRPLATHPKCILWRRPANLNRAAGQTMAGPLKILVAVGAPYEEATDAPLLDYERELQHILDAVEPLEIHENAEVRILEVGHPEEIAKAIEADAYHVLHLSCHGAPGRLLLENEDGEEVPTTAEELVGPLADKGRPLPLVFLNACHGAVQDIQTGSLAEDLLRAGVPSVLAMQTSVSDRYASDLARAFYQHLARGEHLLPSVALAAARKELEAERQAQARAGGNPYAAQPEYSTAALFVSGKENPLADFGLEKKPLSQRPVHTVAGPVPQLRIDELIGRRRELRNCLRTLRADSREHAGVVLTGTGGVGKSALAGRAMQRLVEAGYLVSAFKGRFDLVGLVDAVREAARGSKKKWIRELGNELKEDGLDDLQRLASLKKALASQRLVIVLDDFEQNLTVGGSNFLNPDVAQILGSLAQAAGRGRLLITCRHPIPGFEGLFEHLSIGRLSRAESRKLMLRLDALQRTEDDGGIDSKERAELLRILDGHPRSLEFANVLLGGEARRPRHLMEKLRELQAKLGQQTTADDGAEALQTTLDLIAQDVLLTELLAIAREEDIDEILLQVAVSNLPVTPEGAARMLVVGSEETEEVSEESAAAAKQAFQRLQALALLQPSTEGAASVHRWTAEVLAQLAPEGHAARCVRAGRYRLWRNQHESHDLLDALEAVRNFLQGQDFDAAAASALGCLQAFAQAQRTLDIAALASEVLETLPPTHGQFAVIADWEARAHISLGNQARAFERHNSLLARFEELTASEPDRADYQRDLSVSYDRMGDLFKALGQGDKAQDAFSKALNIAQQLAQQEPDRADYQRDLSVSYNKVGDLFKALGQGDKAQDAFSKALNIRQQLAQQEPDRADYQRDLSVSYERMGDLFKALGQGDKAQDAFSKALNIAQQLAQQEPDRADYQRDLSVSYNKLGNLLFALGQTEDAKDLFLKDLQIAQQLAQQEPDRADYQRDLVVSFVRVGTNKGAAGLVELRQAMAILQDLRATGRLNPVDEPMIPAVQRLIDATEATQD, encoded by the coding sequence ATGCGCGTTTTTATCAGTCATTCTTCCAAGGACAAACCCCAGGTCGAAGAGCTCGCCCGGGCGCTGGCGGAGCGTGGCTTCGAGCCTTGGTTCGACCAGTGGGAGATCGCCGGCGGGGACGATCTGGTAGGCCGGATCAACGACGGGCTGGAGCGGGCCGATGCCGGAATCGTGGTCTTCTCGCGCCACACCCGCGACAGCCGCTGGGTGGAGGCGGAGGTCAACTATCTGACCTACGCCCGCATCCAGGAAGACAAGGTTCTGGTTCCGGTGATGCTCGATCCGGAGGCTTGGGTGCCACCGCTGCTGCGGCCTCTGGCGCGTCGAGGTTTCGAAGAGATCGACGCCCTGGCGGACGCTCTGCGGAATCGCAGCGCCGGACCGCCGCCGGTGCGGTCTGCGGAAAGAGGCCGGGTCGAGCGGGTCACCCTCTCCCTACGCCCCGCCTCGTCCCCATCACCGACGGAGGCCGACTCCGAGCCAGGGGTGGCCGTGGAGATCCGCATCGGGGACACGGTGCACGGCCGGGTGTCCTACGATGCTCTGCCTCCGGCACTGGTCGCCGCCCGCACCGCCTTCCTGCGCAGCCCCGTGGCGGGCCATCGCCGGGACCGCGCTGCTGCGGTGGTAGCCGAGCTGAGAGCCATCCTCCAAGAGACCGGGCAGCAGATGAGCGCCCTGTGCTTCCCCGAAGCCTCCGGCGAAGCCCTGGCGACGATCCTCGACGGCAGCCCCCTGGGTATGCTGGTGGAGTTCTGCATCGAGGCCGAAGGGACTGAGCTGCTGGGCCTGCCCTTCGAAACCCTCCGGCTACCCGACGGCAGACCCCTCGCGACCCACCCCAAGTGTATTCTCTGGCGCCGGCCCGCCAACCTGAACCGAGCTGCCGGTCAGACCATGGCTGGGCCGCTCAAGATCCTGGTGGCGGTGGGAGCACCCTACGAGGAAGCCACCGATGCGCCATTGCTCGATTACGAGCGGGAGCTCCAGCACATTCTCGACGCGGTAGAACCGCTGGAGATCCATGAGAACGCAGAGGTACGCATCTTGGAGGTGGGGCACCCGGAGGAGATCGCCAAAGCCATCGAAGCCGACGCCTACCACGTGCTCCATCTCTCCTGTCATGGCGCGCCGGGAAGGCTTCTGCTGGAGAACGAGGACGGAGAGGAAGTCCCGACCACCGCCGAAGAGCTCGTAGGGCCATTGGCCGACAAAGGCCGGCCGCTACCGCTGGTCTTCCTCAACGCCTGCCACGGCGCGGTGCAGGACATCCAGACCGGCAGCCTCGCCGAGGATCTGCTGCGCGCCGGCGTTCCCTCCGTCCTGGCCATGCAGACCTCGGTCAGCGACCGCTATGCCAGCGATTTAGCCCGGGCCTTCTACCAGCATCTGGCACGCGGCGAGCACCTATTGCCCAGCGTCGCCCTGGCCGCTGCAAGGAAGGAGTTGGAGGCCGAACGCCAGGCCCAAGCCCGCGCCGGAGGAAATCCCTACGCCGCCCAGCCGGAGTACAGCACCGCCGCTCTCTTCGTATCGGGAAAAGAAAACCCCCTGGCGGACTTCGGGCTCGAGAAGAAGCCCCTTAGCCAGCGGCCGGTCCACACAGTGGCCGGCCCGGTGCCCCAGCTACGCATCGACGAGCTCATCGGCCGGCGCCGGGAGCTGCGGAACTGCCTGCGAACGCTTCGCGCCGACAGCCGAGAGCACGCCGGCGTAGTGCTCACCGGCACCGGTGGCGTGGGCAAGAGCGCCCTGGCGGGCCGCGCGATGCAGCGGCTGGTGGAGGCGGGCTATCTGGTCTCTGCCTTCAAGGGGCGATTCGATCTCGTCGGCTTAGTCGATGCCGTGCGAGAAGCGGCGCGCGGCTCCAAGAAGAAGTGGATCCGCGAGCTCGGAAATGAGCTGAAAGAAGACGGCCTCGACGATCTGCAGCGGTTGGCCTCGCTCAAGAAGGCGCTGGCGAGCCAGCGTCTGGTAATCGTCTTGGACGACTTCGAGCAAAACCTCACCGTCGGCGGCAGCAACTTCCTCAATCCTGATGTGGCACAGATTCTGGGGTCACTGGCCCAGGCGGCAGGCCGCGGCCGGCTGCTGATCACCTGCCGTCATCCCATCCCCGGCTTCGAAGGCCTCTTCGAGCACCTGTCCATCGGCCGCCTCAGCCGGGCGGAGAGCCGCAAGCTGATGCTGCGCTTGGACGCGCTCCAGCGCACCGAGGACGACGGCGGCATCGACTCGAAGGAGCGGGCCGAGCTCCTCCGCATCCTCGACGGCCATCCCCGCTCGCTGGAGTTCGCCAACGTGCTCCTGGGCGGCGAAGCTCGACGCCCGCGGCATCTGATGGAGAAGCTGCGGGAGCTGCAGGCAAAGCTCGGGCAGCAGACCACCGCCGACGACGGCGCCGAAGCCCTGCAAACGACCCTGGACTTGATCGCCCAGGACGTCCTTCTCACCGAGCTGCTGGCCATTGCCCGGGAAGAGGACATCGACGAGATTCTCCTCCAGGTGGCAGTGTCCAATCTGCCGGTGACGCCGGAGGGTGCGGCGCGGATGCTGGTTGTGGGAAGTGAGGAGACAGAAGAGGTCTCGGAAGAGAGCGCGGCAGCGGCGAAACAGGCCTTCCAGCGTCTCCAGGCCCTGGCCCTCCTCCAGCCCTCCACCGAGGGTGCCGCTTCTGTGCACCGCTGGACGGCCGAGGTCCTGGCCCAGCTAGCCCCCGAAGGCCACGCGGCTCGCTGCGTCCGGGCCGGCCGCTATCGACTGTGGCGAAATCAGCACGAGAGCCATGACCTCCTCGACGCCCTCGAGGCGGTGCGCAACTTCCTCCAGGGCCAGGACTTCGACGCCGCGGCGGCCAGCGCCCTCGGCTGTCTTCAGGCCTTCGCACAGGCCCAGCGCACTTTGGACATTGCGGCGCTGGCGTCGGAGGTATTGGAAACGCTACCGCCGACGCATGGCCAGTTCGCGGTGATCGCAGATTGGGAGGCCCGGGCGCATATCAGTCTCGGGAACCAAGCTAGGGCCTTCGAACGTCACAACTCCCTCCTGGCCCGCTTTGAGGAGCTGACGGCCAGCGAACCCGACAGAGCCGACTACCAAAGAGACCTCTCCGTCTCCTACGACCGCATGGGGGACCTCTTCAAAGCACTCGGTCAGGGCGATAAGGCTCAGGACGCCTTCTCCAAAGCACTCAACATCGCCCAACAACTCGCCCAACAAGAACCCGACAGAGCCGACTACCAAAGAGACCTCTCCGTCTCCTACAACAAGGTCGGGGACCTCTTCAAAGCACTCGGTCAGGGCGATAAGGCTCAGGACGCCTTCTCCAAAGCACTCAACATCCGACAACAACTCGCCCAACAAGAACCCGACAGAGCCGACTACCAAAGAGACCTCTCCGTCTCCTACGAACGCATGGGGGACCTCTTCAAAGCACTCGGTCAGGGCGATAAGGCTCAGGACGCCTTCTCCAAAGCACTCAACATCGCCCAACAACTCGCCCAACAAGAACCCGACAGAGCCGACTACCAAAGAGACCTCTCCGTCTCCTACAACAAGCTGGGGAACCTTCTTTTCGCCCTTGGGCAGACGGAGGACGCCAAAGATCTCTTTCTGAAGGATCTGCAGATCGCCCAACAACTCGCCCAACAAGAACCCGACAGAGCCGACTACCAAAGAGACCTCGTTGTCTCGTTCGTCCGAGTTGGAACCAATAAGGGCGCTGCCGGGCTCGTCGAGCTGAGGCAGGCGATGGCGATTCTGCAAGACCTTCGGGCCACTGGGAGACTGAACCCAGTGGACGAGCCGATGATCCCCGCAGTGCAGCGCCTCATCGACGCGACCGAGGCAACACAGGACTGA
- a CDS encoding phage tail sheath C-terminal domain-containing protein, translating to MPVPTSYPGVYIEELPSGVRTITGVATSVAAFIGYFRKGPMDEAVQIFNMGDFQRVFGGLHSRSEASYAIQQFFLNGGTEAWVVRTAGGAVEEADVAIQSALGGPTALTVTAANAGVWGNELRVMVDYPGPTSNDRFNLTIALYQTTGGERQLLATETFNNLSMNAADPTFVHRVVNDELAGSKLVEVAANGNLRPQPNGTLSGVLAPFPAITSGAPQVDVTIGTEGTATATLTAVPTTLAEARARLESAIRAANPASRAFAQARVNVVDNRLHVLAGGLEHDARITFAAGGADTTAADLQLLTAQNLEGVLSGDISGVAFPTAAGQQLRVALGGGAPQTLTLGAMNNPGEVATELEAQIRGAGAGAEFTGARVALHSEGGADQLVVVAGTAGTAVAFSAEGADTTVDDLGLDAGTATAIEAAVSGDINPIPAVPNNAEVQVTLGGDGPHTATFGAAVNVLGAIADELQAAIRGAQPANPATFTNARVAAYTGGGENRLVALAGVAGDAVVFTAAPADATTVGELLLDAGNAQANVQQYALGAGAAIAGTAQGAGTPGNDGDPPGAAEIIGDANAKSGLYALEDVDLFNLLCIPRASVVTGDDALHANPQTALAQSAAIITTATNYCEQRRAFLLVDSPSSVDAVQEAKDWLDANAGLRRANAALYFPRVRIPDPLDEFRLRTVGPCGTVAGLYARTDGTRGVWKAPAGTEASLTNVQQLEVPLSNAENGTLNPLAINCLRNFPVYGRVCWGARTLVGSDQEASQWKYVPVRRLALFIEESLFRGTQWVVFEPNDEPLWAQIRLNIGAFMQGLFRQGAFQGSTPKDAYLVKCDHETTTQDDINRGVVNILVGFAPLKPAEFVIIQIQQLAGQIEA from the coding sequence ATGCCCGTACCTACCAGCTATCCCGGCGTCTACATCGAAGAGTTGCCCAGCGGGGTGCGCACCATCACTGGCGTCGCGACCTCCGTGGCAGCGTTCATCGGCTACTTCCGCAAGGGGCCGATGGACGAGGCGGTCCAGATCTTCAACATGGGGGATTTTCAGCGCGTCTTCGGCGGGCTCCACAGCCGTAGCGAGGCGAGCTACGCGATCCAGCAATTCTTCCTCAACGGCGGCACCGAGGCCTGGGTGGTACGCACTGCGGGGGGGGCGGTGGAGGAGGCCGATGTGGCCATCCAGAGCGCTCTTGGGGGGCCGACGGCGCTCACCGTCACCGCCGCCAACGCCGGGGTGTGGGGTAACGAATTGCGGGTGATGGTGGACTACCCGGGGCCGACGTCCAACGACCGCTTCAACCTCACCATCGCCCTCTACCAGACCACCGGCGGCGAGCGGCAGCTGCTGGCTACGGAGACCTTCAACAACCTGTCGATGAACGCCGCCGACCCGACCTTCGTGCACCGGGTGGTGAACGACGAGCTGGCGGGATCGAAGCTGGTGGAGGTGGCGGCCAACGGCAATCTGCGGCCGCAGCCCAACGGCACCCTGTCGGGGGTGCTGGCGCCGTTCCCGGCGATCACTTCGGGGGCGCCCCAGGTGGACGTCACCATCGGCACCGAAGGCACTGCCACGGCGACCTTGACGGCGGTACCCACCACGCTGGCGGAAGCCCGAGCGCGGCTGGAATCGGCGATCCGGGCCGCCAACCCGGCGAGCCGGGCCTTCGCCCAGGCGCGGGTCAACGTGGTGGACAACCGGCTGCATGTGCTGGCCGGCGGCCTCGAGCACGACGCCCGCATCACCTTCGCCGCTGGCGGTGCCGACACCACCGCCGCGGACCTCCAGCTGCTCACCGCGCAGAATCTGGAGGGCGTGCTCTCCGGCGACATCAGCGGCGTCGCCTTCCCCACCGCCGCCGGCCAACAGCTGCGGGTGGCCCTGGGCGGCGGGGCGCCGCAGACGCTGACCCTGGGAGCCATGAACAATCCCGGAGAGGTGGCGACAGAGCTGGAGGCGCAGATCCGTGGCGCCGGCGCCGGGGCGGAGTTCACCGGCGCGCGGGTGGCCCTGCACTCCGAGGGCGGCGCGGACCAGCTGGTGGTGGTAGCCGGCACCGCCGGTACCGCCGTGGCCTTCTCCGCCGAGGGCGCGGACACCACCGTCGACGATCTGGGCCTCGACGCCGGCACCGCCACCGCCATCGAGGCGGCGGTGTCCGGGGACATCAACCCCATACCCGCCGTACCCAACAACGCCGAGGTGCAGGTGACCCTGGGCGGCGACGGCCCCCACACGGCCACCTTCGGCGCTGCCGTCAACGTTCTGGGAGCCATCGCCGACGAGTTGCAGGCGGCCATCCGGGGAGCCCAACCGGCCAACCCCGCCACGTTCACCAATGCGCGGGTGGCGGCCTACACCGGCGGCGGAGAGAACCGGCTGGTGGCGCTGGCGGGGGTCGCCGGGGACGCGGTGGTCTTCACCGCCGCGCCGGCGGACGCCACCACCGTCGGCGAGCTGCTGCTGGACGCCGGCAACGCCCAGGCCAATGTGCAGCAGTACGCGCTGGGAGCCGGCGCCGCCATCGCCGGCACCGCCCAGGGCGCCGGCACTCCGGGCAACGACGGCGATCCTCCGGGGGCGGCGGAAATCATCGGCGACGCCAACGCCAAGAGCGGGCTCTATGCCCTGGAGGACGTCGACCTCTTCAACCTGCTGTGCATTCCCCGAGCTTCGGTGGTCACCGGCGACGACGCCCTCCACGCCAACCCCCAGACCGCCCTGGCACAAAGCGCCGCCATCATCACCACCGCGACCAATTACTGCGAACAGCGGCGGGCCTTCCTCCTGGTGGATTCCCCCAGCAGCGTCGATGCGGTGCAGGAGGCCAAGGACTGGCTGGACGCCAACGCCGGCCTGCGGCGGGCCAATGCAGCCCTGTACTTCCCGCGGGTGCGCATCCCCGATCCGCTGGACGAGTTTCGGCTGCGCACTGTCGGCCCCTGTGGCACCGTCGCCGGGCTCTACGCCCGCACCGACGGCACCCGCGGGGTGTGGAAGGCGCCGGCGGGCACCGAGGCGAGCCTGACCAACGTGCAGCAGCTGGAAGTGCCCCTCTCCAACGCCGAGAACGGCACCCTCAACCCGCTGGCCATCAACTGCCTGCGCAACTTCCCGGTCTACGGCCGGGTGTGCTGGGGCGCCCGCACCCTGGTGGGCAGCGACCAGGAGGCCTCCCAGTGGAAATACGTACCGGTGCGGCGGCTGGCGCTGTTCATCGAGGAGAGCCTCTTCCGAGGCACCCAATGGGTGGTCTTCGAACCCAACGACGAGCCCCTGTGGGCTCAGATCCGCCTCAACATCGGCGCCTTCATGCAGGGCCTGTTCCGCCAGGGCGCCTTCCAGGGCTCGACCCCCAAGGACGCCTACCTGGTCAAGTGCGACCACGAGACCACCACCCAGGACGACATCAACCGGGGCGTCGTCAACATTCTGGTCGGCTTCGCCCCGCTCAAGCCGGCGGAATTCGTGATCATCCAGATCCAGCAGCTGGCTGGCCAGATCGAGGCCTAA